In the Arachis ipaensis cultivar K30076 chromosome B10, Araip1.1, whole genome shotgun sequence genome, one interval contains:
- the LOC107623138 gene encoding uncharacterized protein LOC107623138: MGKQGGGTKNPACQPHNPVSLREEATGKIHKKPRATTRSLVEVEHLEKIAVWASHEAQIPSLGAFYGQRLATVAEANGITPDSSLITCHRCETVLHPGINSTVRIEKNRSKHRGKHKHSQNNVVYKCHFCLHQNVKRGTPKGHMKGLCPSKTKTSSVSTPATKPITHESSKSGKGIIGEDNTKEADASASSVTDKDVSVVDSPATPSSVSATTSKKRKSKKTLEASSASVKSEASKTQGTASKKRKRSWTSLKKLVQSNDHDNSDDANLKIPFLL, from the exons ATGGGGAAGCAAGGAGGAGGAACTAAAAACCCGGCTTGTCAGCCTCACAATCCTGTATCACTCAGGGAAGAAGCCACAGGAAAAATACATAAAAAGCCAAGAGCCACCACCAGGTCATTAGTGGAGGTTGAGCACTTGGAAAAGATTGCAGTTTGGGCCTCTCATGAGGCTCAGATACCGTCTTTAGGAGCCTTCTATGGGCAGCGTTTGGCCACTGTTGCCGAGGCCAATGGAATAACGCCTGATTCTTCTTTGATAACTTGCCATAG ATGTGAAACTGTTCTTCATCCTGGCATCAATTCAACTGTGAGAATTGAGAAGAATAGATCAAAGCACAGGGGCAAGCATAAACACAGTCAAAACAATGTAGTATACAAGTGCCATTTCTGTTTGCATCAGAATGTGAAGAGGGGGACTCCTAAGGGACATATGAAAGGACTATGTCCATCTAAAACCAAAACGTCATCGGTATCAACACCAGCAACAAAACCCATTACACATGAGTCTTCAAAATCGGGGAAAGGCATTATAGGTGAAGACAACACCAAAGAAGCAGATGCATCTGCTTCATCAGTTACAGATAAAGATGTCTCCGTTGTAGATAGTCCAGCCACCCCATCAAGTGTAAGTGCCACaacctcaaagaaaagaaagtcTAAGAAGACACTTGAAGCTTCAAGTGCATCTGTTAAATCAGAAGcatcgaaaactcagggcacagCAAGCAAAAAACGGAAAAGATCATGGACTAGCTTAAAGAAACTTGTGCAGAGCAATGACCACGACAACAGTGATGATGCTAATTTGAAAATCCCATTCCTTTTATAA
- the LOC107623137 gene encoding probable mitochondrial saccharopine dehydrogenase-like oxidoreductase At5g39410 isoform X1, with product MASSSSTPMPQNPQLFDLVILGASGFTGKHVLKQALKFLKAPSSPLRSIALAGRSPSNLSRAIQWASRPNSPPTDIPLLTADTSDPDSLRAVCSRTRLLLNCVGPFRRHGDPVVAACAASGCDYLDITGEAEFMERMEARYHESAVESGSLVVCACGFDSVPAELGVLFNSVQWVGESSPYRVVGYLTAESERRIVGNFGTFESAVLAVESVKDLEDLRRSTPARTRPAIPGPPPKGALIEHQKKIGLWGVVLPSADSTLVGRTFSTLTENPYGLPGRNETAEMVEKRKAFWSSVKPTHFEVKLGSKHLLSIFVYIIIGIFIGLLGKTSFGRWLLLKYPSVFTFGGFSKNGPSEEEVESASFKMWFVGHGYSKKNVATERNRKPDMEIITRVMGPEMGYVTTPIILIQCALVLLSQRDNLPKGGVYTPGIVFGATDLRDRLQQNGLSFDVITKSKLSS from the exons ATGgcttcttcatcttcaactccAATGCCACAAAACCCACAACTCTTCGACCTCGTAATCCTTGGAGCATCAGGCTTCACAGGCAAGCACGTCCTCAAACAAGCCCTCAAATTCCTCAAAGCCCCATCCTCGCCGCTCCGCTCCATAGCCTTAGCGGGCCGAAGCCCATCTAACCTCTCCCGGGCCATCCAATGGGCTTCCAGGCCCAACTCCCCGCCCACCGACATCCCCCTCCTCACGGCCGACACCTCCGACCCGGACTCCCTCCGCGCAGTCTGTTCCCGCACCCGCCTCCTCCTCAACTGCGTTGGTCCCTTCCGCCGCCACGGGGATCCCGTCGTGGCGGCATGCGCCGCCTCCGGGTGCGACTACCTGGACATCACCGGCGAGGCGGAG TTCATGGAGCGGATGGAGGCGAGGTACCACGAGAGTGCCGTGGAGTCCGGGTCACTGGTGGTGTGCGCGTGCGGGTTTGACTCGGTGCCGGCTGAGTTGGGAGTGCTGTTCAACTCGGTGCAGTGGGTTGGTGAGAGCTCGCCGTACAGGGTGGTTGGTTACCTTACCGCGGAATCGGAGAGGAGAATCGTTGGGAACTTCGGAACCTTCGAATCTGCTGTTCTTGCGGTGGAGAGTGTTAAGGATTTGGAGGACTTGAGACGGTCCACGCCCGCGCGAACCAGGCCCGCG ATTCCTGGACCACCTCCTAAAGGAGCACTAATAGAACACCAGAAGAAAATTGGCCTCTGGGGAGTAGTGCTACCATCAGCGGATTCAACCCTCGTTGGAAGAACATTTTCAACTCTAACTGAAAACCCTTACGGTCTCCCTGGGAGAAATGAGACTGCCGAGATGGTTGAGAAAAGGAAAGCCTTCTGGTCATCTGTGAAGCCTACTCATTTCGAAGTAAAACTCGGCTCAAAACATTTATTGAGCATTTTTGTGTATATTATCATTGGAATTTTCATTGGCCTTTTAGGAAAAACATCATTCGGAAGATGGCTTCTTTTGAAATATCCTTCTGTATTTACATTCGGTGGGTTCAGTAAGAATGGTCCGTCGGAAGAGGAGGTGGAAAGCGCCTCGTTCAAGATGTGGTTTGTTGGACATGGATATAGCAAGAAGAATGTTGCCACAGAGAGAAACAGAAAACCTGACATGGAAATCATAACAAGAGTAATGGGACCTGAAATGGGTTATGTAACCACCCCAATAATTCTCATTCAGTGTGCACTCGTTCTTCTAAGCCAACGAGACAACCTACCAAAGGGAGGAGTTTACACCCCAGGGATTGTGTTTGGTGCAACTGATCTTAGGGATAGACTTCAACAAAATGGATTGTCATTTGATGTCATCACGAAAAGCAAACTTTCTTCTTGA
- the LOC107623137 gene encoding probable mitochondrial saccharopine dehydrogenase-like oxidoreductase At5g39410 isoform X2: MASSSSTPMPQNPQLFDLVILGASGFTGKHVLKQALKFLKAPSSPLRSIALAGRSPSNLSRAIQWASRPNSPPTDIPLLTADTSDPDSLRAVCSRTRLLLNCVGPFRRHGDPVVAACAASGCDYLDITGEPEFMERMEARYHESAVESGSLVVCACGFDSVPAELGVLFNSVQWVGESSPYRVVGYLTAESERRIVGNFGTFESAVLAVESVKDLEDLRRSTPARTRPAIPGPPPKGALIEHQKKIGLWGVVLPSADSTLVGRTFSTLTENPYGLPGRNETAEMVEKRKAFWSSVKPTHFEVKLGSKHLLSIFVYIIIGIFIGLLGKTSFGRWLLLKYPSVFTFGGFSKNGPSEEEVESASFKMWFVGHGYSKKNVATERNRKPDMEIITRVMGPEMGYVTTPIILIQCALVLLSQRDNLPKGGVYTPGIVFGATDLRDRLQQNGLSFDVITKSKLSS, from the exons ATGgcttcttcatcttcaactccAATGCCACAAAACCCACAACTCTTCGACCTCGTAATCCTTGGAGCATCAGGCTTCACAGGCAAGCACGTCCTCAAACAAGCCCTCAAATTCCTCAAAGCCCCATCCTCGCCGCTCCGCTCCATAGCCTTAGCGGGCCGAAGCCCATCTAACCTCTCCCGGGCCATCCAATGGGCTTCCAGGCCCAACTCCCCGCCCACCGACATCCCCCTCCTCACGGCCGACACCTCCGACCCGGACTCCCTCCGCGCAGTCTGTTCCCGCACCCGCCTCCTCCTCAACTGCGTTGGTCCCTTCCGCCGCCACGGGGATCCCGTCGTGGCGGCATGCGCCGCCTCCGGGTGCGACTACCTGGACATCACCGGCGAG CCGGAGTTCATGGAGCGGATGGAGGCGAGGTACCACGAGAGTGCCGTGGAGTCCGGGTCACTGGTGGTGTGCGCGTGCGGGTTTGACTCGGTGCCGGCTGAGTTGGGAGTGCTGTTCAACTCGGTGCAGTGGGTTGGTGAGAGCTCGCCGTACAGGGTGGTTGGTTACCTTACCGCGGAATCGGAGAGGAGAATCGTTGGGAACTTCGGAACCTTCGAATCTGCTGTTCTTGCGGTGGAGAGTGTTAAGGATTTGGAGGACTTGAGACGGTCCACGCCCGCGCGAACCAGGCCCGCG ATTCCTGGACCACCTCCTAAAGGAGCACTAATAGAACACCAGAAGAAAATTGGCCTCTGGGGAGTAGTGCTACCATCAGCGGATTCAACCCTCGTTGGAAGAACATTTTCAACTCTAACTGAAAACCCTTACGGTCTCCCTGGGAGAAATGAGACTGCCGAGATGGTTGAGAAAAGGAAAGCCTTCTGGTCATCTGTGAAGCCTACTCATTTCGAAGTAAAACTCGGCTCAAAACATTTATTGAGCATTTTTGTGTATATTATCATTGGAATTTTCATTGGCCTTTTAGGAAAAACATCATTCGGAAGATGGCTTCTTTTGAAATATCCTTCTGTATTTACATTCGGTGGGTTCAGTAAGAATGGTCCGTCGGAAGAGGAGGTGGAAAGCGCCTCGTTCAAGATGTGGTTTGTTGGACATGGATATAGCAAGAAGAATGTTGCCACAGAGAGAAACAGAAAACCTGACATGGAAATCATAACAAGAGTAATGGGACCTGAAATGGGTTATGTAACCACCCCAATAATTCTCATTCAGTGTGCACTCGTTCTTCTAAGCCAACGAGACAACCTACCAAAGGGAGGAGTTTACACCCCAGGGATTGTGTTTGGTGCAACTGATCTTAGGGATAGACTTCAACAAAATGGATTGTCATTTGATGTCATCACGAAAAGCAAACTTTCTTCTTGA